In a genomic window of Candidatus Margulisiibacteriota bacterium:
- a CDS encoding NADH-quinone oxidoreductase subunit B family protein, which yields MSVFDKVIAARLARGIVTQPIEYEKRGAELKDLIAAKFSRSFFIREVDTGSCGACESEIIAATNPLYDLQRYGVSFVASPRHADALLVTGPVSKNMVLALKKTYDAMPEPKLVISAGDCALNGGVFKGSYYIAGGVNAVLPVTLHIPGCPPTPLTLVKALISFLR from the coding sequence ATGAGCGTCTTTGACAAGGTGATCGCTGCCCGGCTGGCCCGGGGGATTGTGACCCAGCCGATCGAATATGAAAAACGCGGCGCGGAATTAAAAGACCTGATCGCCGCGAAATTCAGCAGATCGTTCTTTATCCGCGAGGTTGATACCGGCTCGTGCGGCGCCTGCGAATCGGAAATTATCGCCGCGACCAATCCGCTCTATGACCTTCAGCGGTACGGGGTCAGTTTTGTCGCCTCTCCCCGCCACGCCGACGCCCTGCTGGTGACCGGGCCGGTCTCCAAGAACATGGTCCTGGCCCTGAAGAAAACATATGACGCGATGCCGGAGCCAAAGCTGGTTATCTCGGCCGGCGATTGCGCTTTAAATGGCGGGGTTTTCAAGGGCTCTTATTACATTGCCGGCGGGGTCAACGCCGTTTTACCGGTCACTCTCCATATTCCCGGCTGTCCTCCGACCCCGCTGACGCTGGTCAAAGCGCTGATTTCTTTTTTACGTTAG
- a CDS encoding NADH-quinone oxidoreductase subunit C, translating to MEKLLFELTRLGIVPVKLTNENEVYLEVSPVDFKPACLALHKLLRSTVMLMFAEDRRSSEGTFTIRAGFIGTKPRQWYFVEQKVPGPVFGSIAKDIYSANLFEREIKEMFGLEPEGNPDCRRLRLHDEVWPGGYPLRKDFESAVPGPIGNYPFMPVEGEGVFELPVGPVHAGIIGPGHFRFSVAGEPIINLESRLGFTHRGVEKMFEGRDAASAAKLSECVAGDAAFSHSLACCRGVERACGITVPPRGEYLRGIFLELERLYNHVADVGTIALDVGFSFPAAEASVIKENLQALNGELTGSRFLKHVNLPGGVSRDLDQASVKKLLAQTAVAARDFRRLREILYSSVSFLDRVETTGALSKKLAEDLGVIGLAGRASGVKLDLREVFPGVYDGLKVVSREKGDVLARLEVRLDEFEESVRQIERLAARLPEGAVAGDEPLVGSGRALGWAESWRGPVLYWLRFTDGKLARAKIVDPSFHNWIGLNLAALDNIVPDFPVCNKSFNLSYAGNDL from the coding sequence ATGGAAAAGTTGTTGTTTGAACTGACCAGGCTGGGGATCGTTCCGGTCAAGCTGACCAATGAGAACGAAGTTTATTTGGAGGTTTCACCGGTTGATTTTAAGCCGGCCTGTCTGGCCCTGCACAAACTGCTTCGCTCAACGGTCATGCTGATGTTTGCCGAAGATCGCCGCTCAAGCGAGGGAACGTTCACGATCAGGGCCGGCTTTATTGGAACGAAACCGCGCCAGTGGTATTTTGTCGAGCAGAAAGTTCCCGGACCGGTCTTTGGCTCGATCGCCAAAGATATTTACTCGGCTAATCTTTTTGAACGGGAGATCAAAGAGATGTTCGGCCTGGAGCCGGAGGGAAATCCGGATTGCCGGCGCCTCCGCCTTCACGATGAGGTCTGGCCGGGCGGCTATCCATTAAGAAAAGATTTTGAGTCGGCGGTCCCGGGACCGATCGGAAACTATCCTTTTATGCCGGTTGAAGGCGAGGGGGTCTTTGAGCTCCCGGTCGGCCCGGTCCATGCCGGGATCATTGGGCCGGGACATTTTCGATTTAGCGTCGCGGGTGAGCCGATCATTAACCTGGAAAGCCGTCTCGGTTTTACCCACCGCGGGGTGGAAAAAATGTTCGAGGGACGGGACGCGGCCTCCGCGGCCAAACTTTCGGAATGCGTCGCCGGCGACGCCGCTTTCTCCCACAGCCTGGCCTGTTGCAGAGGGGTGGAGAGGGCTTGCGGGATCACGGTGCCGCCGCGGGGGGAATATTTAAGAGGGATTTTTTTAGAGCTGGAGAGGCTCTATAACCACGTTGCCGATGTTGGAACGATCGCTTTGGACGTTGGTTTTTCTTTTCCGGCGGCGGAAGCTTCCGTTATTAAAGAAAACCTGCAGGCCTTGAACGGGGAGTTGACCGGCAGTCGTTTCTTAAAGCACGTTAATCTACCAGGCGGGGTGAGCCGGGACCTGGACCAGGCGAGCGTTAAAAAATTGCTGGCCCAAACGGCCGTGGCCGCTCGTGATTTTCGGCGCCTGCGCGAAATCCTCTATTCAAGCGTCTCGTTCCTTGACCGGGTCGAGACGACCGGCGCGTTGAGCAAAAAGCTGGCGGAAGACCTTGGCGTGATTGGACTGGCCGGTCGGGCTTCCGGAGTTAAACTTGATCTGCGCGAAGTTTTTCCCGGAGTTTACGACGGGTTGAAGGTCGTCTCCAGAGAAAAGGGAGATGTTTTGGCCAGGCTTGAGGTCCGTCTTGACGAGTTTGAAGAATCGGTCCGGCAGATAGAACGGCTGGCCGCGAGGCTTCCCGAGGGGGCGGTCGCCGGGGATGAACCATTGGTTGGAAGCGGTCGGGCGCTGGGGTGGGCGGAGAGCTGGCGCGGTCCGGTCTTGTACTGGCTTCGGTTTACTGATGGAAAATTGGCAAGGGCCAAGATCGTTGATCCCTCTTTCCATAATTGGATTGGTTTGAACCTGGCCGCGTTGGATAATATTGTTCCCGACTTTCCGGTCTGCAACAAGAGCTTTAATCTTTCTTACGCGGGGAACGACCTATGA
- a CDS encoding right-handed parallel beta-helix repeat-containing protein has product YGGGICLRGMSATVSNNTIQNNECGKGGGLFIQLRDPTRSILVENNTITGNHGYSDHGGGVYIAAYKGKISNNSITNNSILEAYGWAGGMIIDGGQYSGFNDTIYLELSYNTYSGNFAPEAGSGLFIDEGANTRLYHELIYANTSNHATQSGGLYVDGAVGTANARTILENCTIADNVGGNGSTGHAIYIEGGSTVIAKNCIFWGNHSDNTTQFLVNGSSLTVTYSDPQGSYPGTGNINSNPLFVGGGDYHLQSGSPCRNTGQGEANMGVY; this is encoded by the coding sequence ATTACGGCGGCGGCATCTGCCTTAGGGGGATGTCCGCGACTGTCTCAAACAATACTATCCAAAATAACGAATGCGGCAAAGGGGGCGGGTTGTTTATTCAATTAAGAGACCCTACTAGATCGATCCTGGTCGAAAACAACACCATTACCGGGAACCATGGGTATTCCGATCATGGCGGCGGGGTCTATATTGCCGCTTACAAGGGAAAAATCTCAAATAACAGTATAACCAACAACAGTATCCTTGAAGCATACGGCTGGGCTGGCGGAATGATCATTGACGGCGGCCAATACAGCGGCTTCAATGATACAATTTACCTTGAGCTCTCCTACAATACCTATTCCGGTAATTTTGCCCCTGAAGCGGGAAGCGGTCTATTTATTGACGAGGGGGCAAACACCCGCCTTTACCATGAGTTGATCTATGCCAACACCAGCAATCATGCGACACAAAGCGGCGGGCTTTATGTTGACGGGGCAGTCGGGACCGCCAACGCCAGGACTATTCTGGAGAATTGCACCATCGCCGACAATGTTGGCGGCAATGGAAGCACCGGTCATGCTATTTACATTGAAGGAGGCTCAACAGTTATCGCCAAGAATTGTATTTTCTGGGGAAATCACAGCGATAACACAACCCAATTCCTGGTCAATGGATCTTCCCTGACCGTTACCTATTCCGATCCTCAAGGAAGCTACCCCGGGACCGGGAACATTAATTCCAACCCCCTCTTTGTCGGCGGCGGGGACTATCACTTGCAGTCTGGCAGCCCCTGTCGAAATACCGGCCAGGGGGAAGCCAATATGGGTGTTTACTAG
- a CDS encoding hydrogenase 4 subunit F, translated as MELYSLLLIPLFLALAALLIGRSRSFGAINALGYLAELSCGLFFSAAFLERPEPFTRGLFFVDSLTVFFVLVITIVAFAAALYSIGFLERERRRMKVTDKKSGYYYFLFNLFILAMLLATMVNNLGLLWVAIELTTLISAFLVGFYNTKFSVEAAWKYLIICSVGIILALLGTILFAYVFSLTGGISLNWSDLSAAAGRFDPDLVKLAFIFIIVGYGTKAGLAPMHTWLPDAHSQAISPASALLSGLLLKTALYAIIRYGLIVVKCVGFGFFSHLMLLFGLFSLLIAAGFVLAQKDLKRLLAYSSIEHIGIIAVGIGLGGPLALYGAFLHLLGHAAAKSLMFFGAGNIIQAYDRHNMSSIRGVIRVLPFTGLFFLAGLFALAGFPPFSLFRSEVMIIMAAFGRGSYLIAGSLLLFMTVIFGALVFHAGKMIFGPRPAEVPPAKEDLAGKLAFIFLLLIIVVLGVWVPGPLDRLLLLVVDTTRGI; from the coding sequence GTGGAACTCTATTCGTTATTATTAATACCTTTGTTTTTGGCGCTGGCCGCTCTGCTGATCGGACGCTCCCGGTCGTTTGGCGCGATCAATGCTTTGGGTTACCTGGCCGAGCTTTCCTGCGGGCTCTTCTTTTCGGCTGCCTTTCTTGAACGTCCCGAGCCCTTTACCCGTGGGCTCTTTTTTGTCGATTCCTTGACCGTATTTTTTGTCCTGGTCATCACGATCGTCGCTTTCGCGGCCGCTCTTTATTCGATCGGTTTTTTGGAGCGCGAGCGGCGGCGGATGAAGGTGACTGATAAAAAGAGCGGGTACTATTATTTTCTTTTTAATCTGTTCATCCTGGCGATGCTCCTGGCGACAATGGTCAACAACCTTGGCCTGCTCTGGGTGGCGATTGAACTGACGACCTTGATCTCCGCTTTTTTGGTCGGGTTTTACAATACCAAGTTTTCAGTCGAAGCGGCCTGGAAATATTTGATCATCTGTTCGGTCGGGATCATTTTGGCCTTGCTGGGGACAATTCTTTTCGCTTACGTGTTTTCTTTAACGGGCGGGATCAGTCTGAATTGGTCCGACCTTTCCGCCGCCGCCGGCCGGTTCGACCCCGATCTGGTCAAATTAGCCTTTATCTTTATCATTGTCGGCTACGGCACAAAAGCGGGACTGGCTCCCATGCATACCTGGCTCCCCGACGCGCACAGCCAGGCGATTTCTCCGGCCAGCGCCCTTCTTTCGGGCCTTCTGCTTAAGACCGCCCTTTACGCGATCATCCGCTATGGCTTGATTGTCGTCAAATGCGTCGGCTTTGGATTTTTCAGCCACCTTATGTTATTGTTTGGTCTTTTTTCCCTGCTTATCGCGGCCGGTTTTGTCCTGGCGCAAAAGGACCTCAAGCGGCTACTGGCCTACAGCAGTATCGAGCATATCGGGATCATTGCCGTGGGGATCGGGCTTGGCGGTCCGCTGGCCCTGTACGGGGCTTTTCTCCACCTCCTTGGCCACGCCGCGGCCAAATCGCTGATGTTCTTTGGCGCCGGCAACATTATTCAAGCCTACGACCGCCACAACATGAGCTCAATCCGGGGGGTGATCCGTGTTCTTCCATTCACCGGGCTCTTCTTTCTGGCCGGCTTGTTTGCCCTGGCCGGCTTTCCTCCGTTCTCCCTTTTTCGGAGCGAGGTCATGATCATAATGGCCGCCTTTGGCCGGGGGTCGTATTTGATCGCCGGATCGCTCTTGTTATTTATGACGGTGATCTTTGGCGCGCTGGTCTTTCACGCCGGCAAGATGATCTTTGGGCCGCGGCCGGCTGAAGTGCCGCCGGCCAAAGAAGACCTGGCCGGCAAGCTGGCCTTTATTTTTCTTTTATTAATTATCGTGGTCCTGGGGGTCTGGGTCCCGGGACCGCTCGACCGTTTGCTTCTTTTAGTCGTCGATACTACGCGGGGTATATAA